Proteins co-encoded in one Marinobacter qingdaonensis genomic window:
- the astE gene encoding succinylglutamate desuccinylase, with protein MADDTRLFHDSTDWLDHTLRYPSSDLPETTIALTDGTTVIRRAVGVLEITPPADRTNPNAEKLIVSAGVHGNETAPIEVLNGLVQELLNGDWQLACPLLLILGNPPAMVAGERFLEVNMNRLFHGAHGKPEHQGLAEAERARQLEGFCQDFARNRGGALSHYDLHTAIRPSQREKFALYPYVEGREVPNGQCAFLLEAEVETLLLQHRAGTTFSSFSSTQLGAESFTVELGKVRPFGQNDLSRFTGIKDALRRRFRGQPASGRSDPSLDRLTVFEVVHEILNTGPSFQFHVPDDVANFTEYPSGTVIWEDEKTHYRVGAVAEAIVFPNRQVPVGQRVGLLIRPRQSAGT; from the coding sequence ATGGCAGACGACACCCGACTCTTCCACGACTCGACGGACTGGCTGGATCACACTCTCCGCTACCCTTCCTCGGACTTGCCCGAAACAACCATCGCCCTGACCGACGGCACAACGGTGATCCGCCGGGCCGTGGGCGTGTTGGAAATCACGCCTCCCGCCGACCGCACTAACCCAAACGCGGAGAAACTCATCGTCTCGGCCGGCGTCCATGGCAATGAGACCGCGCCCATCGAGGTGCTGAATGGTTTGGTTCAGGAACTGCTGAACGGCGACTGGCAACTGGCCTGCCCACTGCTGCTGATTCTGGGCAACCCGCCGGCAATGGTGGCAGGTGAGCGTTTCCTGGAGGTGAATATGAACCGGCTGTTCCACGGCGCCCACGGCAAACCGGAGCACCAGGGCCTGGCCGAGGCGGAGCGGGCGCGGCAGCTGGAGGGCTTTTGCCAGGATTTTGCTCGCAATCGTGGCGGCGCCCTGTCCCACTACGACCTGCATACCGCCATCCGACCCTCGCAGCGGGAGAAGTTCGCTCTCTACCCCTATGTCGAGGGTCGCGAGGTGCCAAACGGCCAGTGCGCATTCCTGCTGGAAGCGGAGGTGGAAACCTTGCTGCTGCAGCACAGGGCCGGGACCACCTTTTCTTCCTTTTCGTCCACACAGCTGGGTGCCGAGAGTTTCACCGTCGAGCTGGGTAAGGTGCGGCCGTTTGGCCAGAACGATCTGAGCCGGTTTACCGGTATCAAGGATGCCCTACGCCGTCGGTTCAGGGGGCAACCCGCCTCCGGCCGGTCGGACCCGTCACTCGACCGGCTGACCGTCTTCGAGGTGGTGCATGAAATTCTCAACACCGGCCCATCGTTCCAGTTCCACGTGCCGGACGACGTCGCCAATTTCACCGAGTATCCGAGCGGCACGGTGATCTGGGAGGATGAGAAGACGCACTACCGGGTTGGTGCGGTGGCCGAGGCCATCGTATTCCCGAACCGGCAGGTGCCGGTGGGGCAGCGGGTTGGTTTGTTGATCAGGCCCCGGCAGTCAGCCGGGACCTGA
- a CDS encoding ABC transporter permease → MPEFIAQWLDQNDIFTAMTLLEYWDGLVNTVQLVFLSLVIGLLCAVPLALMRCSKNPFVSGPVWLYTYLFRGTPLLIQLYIIYYGIAQVPGIQQTFWWEIFREPFYPALLAFTLNTAAYTTEIIRGAIVATPHGEIEAAKAYGMNWFLRTRRIILPSAARRAVQAYSNEVIFMLHSSAIASVVTIVDLTGAARNIYSRFYAPFDAFIFVALLYMILTFILVFAFRKLENHLLRHQRPISN, encoded by the coding sequence ATGCCTGAATTTATCGCCCAATGGCTCGACCAGAACGACATCTTCACGGCGATGACCCTGCTGGAGTACTGGGACGGGCTGGTGAATACGGTCCAGCTGGTGTTCCTGTCGCTGGTGATTGGCTTGCTGTGCGCGGTGCCGCTGGCGCTGATGCGCTGCAGCAAGAACCCCTTCGTGTCCGGGCCGGTCTGGCTCTACACCTACCTGTTCCGGGGCACGCCGCTGCTGATCCAGCTGTACATCATCTACTACGGCATTGCCCAGGTTCCGGGCATCCAGCAGACCTTCTGGTGGGAGATCTTCCGGGAACCGTTCTACCCGGCCCTGCTGGCCTTTACGCTCAACACCGCGGCCTACACCACGGAAATCATCCGCGGCGCCATCGTGGCCACGCCCCATGGCGAAATCGAGGCGGCCAAGGCCTACGGCATGAACTGGTTCCTGCGTACCCGCCGGATCATTCTGCCGAGCGCGGCGCGCCGGGCGGTGCAGGCCTACTCCAACGAGGTTATTTTCATGCTGCACTCGAGCGCGATTGCCAGCGTGGTGACCATCGTGGATCTGACCGGGGCTGCCCGCAACATCTACTCGCGGTTCTATGCGCCGTTCGACGCGTTCATTTTTGTCGCGCTGCTGTACATGATCCTGACGTTCATTCTGGTGTTTGCCTTCCGCAAGCTGGAAAATCATCTGTTGCGGCACCAGCGGCCGATCAGCAACTGA
- a CDS encoding ABC transporter permease produces MLDLKGYGPALLDGAVVTIELAFLSLALAVTLGLIGASSKLSSNRVAKGVATAYTTLIRGVPDLVMMLLFYYGGQVAVNNLSDFLWDAYEIDFFFQFDPFISGVVTIGLIFGAYMTETFRGAFLAVETGQIEAARAYGFTRWHTFRRIIFPQMLRHALPGLGNNWQVLLKTTALVSIIGLTDMVRVAEEAAKAERMPFHFFIPVAAVYLALTAGSELFIRWLDKRANVGVVQGG; encoded by the coding sequence ATGCTCGATCTGAAAGGCTATGGCCCGGCACTACTGGACGGGGCAGTCGTCACCATTGAATTGGCCTTCCTCTCCCTGGCCCTGGCAGTCACTCTCGGACTGATTGGCGCCTCCTCCAAGCTGTCCAGCAATCGTGTCGCCAAGGGCGTGGCAACCGCCTACACCACACTGATCCGCGGTGTCCCCGACCTGGTGATGATGCTGCTGTTCTACTACGGCGGCCAGGTGGCGGTGAACAACCTGTCTGACTTTCTGTGGGACGCCTACGAAATCGACTTTTTCTTCCAGTTCGACCCGTTCATTTCCGGCGTGGTCACCATCGGTCTGATTTTCGGCGCCTACATGACCGAAACCTTTCGCGGTGCTTTCCTGGCGGTGGAAACCGGCCAGATTGAAGCGGCGCGGGCCTACGGGTTTACCCGCTGGCACACCTTCCGTCGGATCATCTTCCCGCAGATGCTGCGCCATGCCCTGCCGGGCCTCGGCAACAACTGGCAGGTGCTGCTGAAGACCACCGCACTGGTGTCGATCATCGGCCTGACCGACATGGTTCGGGTGGCCGAAGAAGCGGCCAAGGCCGAACGCATGCCATTCCACTTTTTCATCCCGGTGGCCGCCGTGTATCTGGCCCTGACCGCCGGGTCCGAGCTGTTCATCCGATGGCTCGACAAACGCGCCAATGTTGGCGTGGTCCAGGGGGGATAA
- a CDS encoding transporter substrate-binding domain-containing protein, translating to MKKLFVAASCALALAAGTVQAKDWKDIRIAFDVPYEPFEYKDENGELTGFEVELAEAMCAEMKANCEFVIQAWDGMIPGLLARKFDAIMSSMSITPERAERVLFSEPYYNTPGGWFARDGFDTDVTDMDAMKGKVVGVQRGTTMDTFVTDTMGGNVTIKRYTTADDMVLDLEGQRLDVVFVDYPVGEQTILSKDGFKEVGEPVKLGEGVGVAMRQRDKDLAAKVNATLKKLKNDGTYDAIMQKYFSYDIKM from the coding sequence ATGAAGAAACTGTTTGTTGCAGCAAGCTGTGCCCTGGCTCTGGCGGCGGGAACCGTCCAGGCCAAGGACTGGAAAGACATCCGCATTGCGTTTGACGTGCCTTACGAGCCGTTCGAGTACAAAGACGAAAACGGTGAACTGACCGGTTTCGAGGTGGAACTGGCCGAAGCCATGTGTGCCGAAATGAAGGCCAACTGCGAATTCGTGATCCAGGCCTGGGACGGCATGATCCCGGGGCTGCTGGCGCGTAAGTTCGACGCCATCATGTCGTCCATGTCCATCACCCCGGAGCGGGCCGAGCGCGTGCTGTTCTCCGAGCCGTACTACAACACCCCGGGCGGCTGGTTTGCCCGCGACGGCTTCGACACCGACGTGACCGACATGGACGCCATGAAGGGCAAGGTTGTGGGCGTCCAGCGCGGCACCACCATGGACACCTTCGTGACCGACACCATGGGCGGCAACGTCACCATCAAGCGCTACACCACCGCCGATGACATGGTTCTGGACCTCGAGGGTCAGCGCCTGGACGTGGTGTTCGTAGACTACCCGGTGGGCGAGCAGACCATCCTGAGCAAGGACGGCTTCAAGGAAGTGGGCGAGCCGGTCAAGCTGGGTGAAGGCGTCGGCGTGGCCATGCGTCAGCGTGACAAGGACCTGGCCGCCAAGGTCAACGCCACTCTGAAGAAACTGAAGAACGATGGCACCTACGACGCCATCATGCAGAAATACTTCAGCTACGACATCAAGATGTAA
- a CDS encoding ABC transporter ATP-binding protein, translating into MADESPLICRDIHKTFDKLEVLKGISLETRKGDVVSLIGSSGSGKSTFLRCINLLETPTSGDIIVHGDPIRFTNNRRGERIPADNKQVERIRSKLSMVFQGFNLWSHMTVLENIIEAPVNVLKVPKKEAIERAEAYLQKVGIYERKDYYPAQMSGGQQQRAAIARALAMEPEVMLFDEPTSALDPELVGEVLRVMQSLAEEGRTMIVVTHEMAFARDVSTQVLFLHQGVIEEQGTPEKVFDHPDSERMKQFLAPNF; encoded by the coding sequence ATGGCGGACGAATCGCCTTTGATCTGCAGGGATATTCACAAGACCTTCGACAAGCTGGAAGTGCTGAAAGGCATTTCGCTGGAAACCCGCAAGGGCGATGTCGTCTCCCTGATCGGCAGTTCCGGCTCCGGCAAGAGTACCTTCCTGCGCTGCATCAACCTGCTGGAAACCCCAACCTCCGGCGACATTATCGTGCACGGTGACCCAATCCGGTTCACCAACAACCGCCGTGGCGAACGGATTCCGGCCGACAACAAGCAGGTCGAACGGATCCGCTCCAAGCTGTCCATGGTGTTCCAGGGCTTCAACCTGTGGTCTCACATGACCGTGCTGGAGAACATTATTGAAGCCCCGGTCAACGTGCTAAAGGTCCCCAAGAAAGAGGCGATCGAGCGGGCCGAGGCCTACCTGCAGAAGGTGGGCATCTATGAGCGCAAGGACTATTACCCGGCCCAGATGTCCGGCGGCCAGCAGCAACGGGCCGCCATCGCCCGGGCGCTGGCGATGGAGCCGGAAGTGATGCTGTTCGACGAACCGACTTCGGCACTGGACCCGGAACTGGTGGGGGAAGTGCTGAGGGTCATGCAGAGCCTGGCCGAGGAAGGCCGGACCATGATCGTGGTGACCCACGAGATGGCGTTTGCAAGGGATGTGTCAACTCAGGTCCTGTTTTTGCATCAGGGCGTGATCGAAGAGCAAGGTACACCCGAGAAAGTGTTTGATCATCCGGACTCGGAACGCATGAAGCAGTTCCTGGCTCCCAACTTCTGA
- a CDS encoding FCD domain-containing protein, translating to MAISQEISYRLERLILDGGLAPEQKIPSERQLATRLGVSRAVIREALHELQGRGVIETRHGKGSFVASMVPGSDSVDDQSPLMHLFEGHPRTLYDLLEVREQLEGQAAFLAAKRANSVDRHRITKAFRALEETDPLSNARSDHSFHLRIVEASHNPVLVHVLNSLKNMMLMTVQASVANLNPRQEMRKKIVRQHRQLYEAVIAGKPAAAQKAATAHVRFVSDAMRAMENEGSEVIRMPIPADASSHPSPSRL from the coding sequence ATGGCTATTTCCCAGGAAATTTCGTACCGGCTCGAGCGGCTCATACTGGATGGTGGGCTGGCGCCCGAGCAGAAAATCCCCTCCGAACGGCAACTGGCTACCCGGCTTGGGGTGTCCCGGGCGGTCATCCGGGAGGCGCTGCACGAGCTGCAGGGGCGCGGCGTGATTGAAACCCGCCACGGCAAAGGCTCCTTCGTCGCCAGCATGGTGCCGGGCTCCGACAGCGTCGATGACCAGAGCCCACTGATGCACCTGTTCGAGGGTCATCCCCGCACCCTGTATGACCTGCTCGAGGTGCGCGAGCAACTGGAAGGACAGGCCGCGTTCCTGGCCGCCAAGCGCGCCAACAGTGTCGATCGGCACCGGATTACCAAGGCGTTCCGGGCGCTGGAGGAAACCGACCCCCTCAGCAACGCCCGCTCGGACCACAGCTTCCATTTGAGAATCGTCGAAGCGTCCCATAACCCGGTACTGGTGCACGTGCTCAACAGCCTCAAGAACATGATGCTGATGACGGTGCAGGCCTCGGTCGCCAACCTGAACCCGCGCCAGGAAATGCGCAAGAAGATCGTCCGCCAGCACCGTCAGTTGTACGAAGCGGTGATCGCCGGCAAGCCGGCGGCGGCCCAGAAAGCAGCCACCGCCCACGTGCGGTTTGTCAGCGATGCCATGCGGGCGATGGAAAATGAAGGCAGTGAGGTGATCCGGATGCCGATTCCGGCGGACGCCAGCAGCCACCCTTCGCCGTCCCGGTTGTGA
- the dctP gene encoding TRAP transporter substrate-binding protein DctP, which produces MISNKKLQNLSDLAEAPPRRSFLKSIAVGATFAGAMLMGAGQAQAATTWKIQSVWDAGTVGYDLFEEWCQSIEEKSGGELVFKPFPAKAVAADNNALFDAVRNGVLQGMNPFTLYWSGKIPASVFLSSYPAGPDQPHQWDTMFYSMGMLEKTREIYKKFGLFYVGPIQHDANIIHSKKPVNSLSDLKGMKIRVPGGMVAEVFQQFGVSTVSLPGSDIFPALEKGTIDAADYVGPAVNWELGFAQVTDYIMFGPPGVMSIYQPVDLMDLTVNLRAWNALDPKLQQLVEDEVRNYSQRHYLTIQKRNIAAMEKFKESGDQVTRLSQEDLQEFRRAAIPIWYKWANKDEDARAIFDMQLEYMMNETVGYVNASDLEGVEGK; this is translated from the coding sequence ATGATCTCGAACAAGAAACTGCAGAATCTCTCTGACCTTGCCGAAGCCCCTCCGCGCAGGAGTTTCCTGAAATCCATCGCGGTCGGTGCCACCTTCGCCGGAGCCATGCTCATGGGCGCCGGTCAGGCGCAGGCCGCCACCACCTGGAAGATCCAGTCCGTCTGGGACGCCGGCACCGTCGGCTACGATCTGTTCGAAGAGTGGTGCCAGAGCATCGAGGAAAAGTCGGGCGGGGAGCTGGTCTTCAAGCCATTCCCGGCCAAAGCGGTTGCCGCCGACAACAACGCGCTGTTCGATGCCGTGCGCAACGGCGTACTCCAGGGCATGAACCCGTTCACCCTGTACTGGTCCGGCAAGATTCCGGCCTCGGTGTTCCTGTCGTCCTACCCGGCCGGTCCTGACCAGCCCCACCAGTGGGACACCATGTTCTACAGCATGGGCATGCTGGAAAAGACCCGGGAAATCTACAAGAAGTTCGGGCTGTTCTACGTGGGCCCGATTCAGCACGACGCCAACATCATCCACTCCAAGAAACCGGTGAACAGCCTGTCCGACCTCAAGGGCATGAAGATCCGGGTGCCGGGCGGCATGGTGGCCGAGGTGTTCCAGCAGTTCGGCGTGTCCACCGTGAGCCTGCCGGGTTCTGACATCTTCCCGGCTCTGGAGAAGGGCACCATCGACGCGGCCGACTACGTGGGCCCGGCGGTGAACTGGGAACTGGGCTTCGCCCAGGTGACCGACTACATCATGTTCGGACCTCCGGGCGTCATGTCCATCTACCAGCCGGTGGATTTGATGGACCTGACCGTCAACCTGCGGGCCTGGAACGCGCTTGATCCGAAACTGCAGCAGTTGGTGGAAGACGAGGTGCGCAACTACTCCCAGCGCCACTACCTGACCATCCAGAAGCGCAACATCGCGGCGATGGAGAAGTTCAAGGAATCCGGTGACCAGGTCACCCGTCTCAGCCAGGAAGACCTGCAGGAGTTCCGGCGCGCTGCGATTCCGATCTGGTACAAGTGGGCCAACAAGGACGAGGACGCCCGTGCCATCTTCGACATGCAGCTGGAATACATGATGAACGAGACGGTCGGCTACGTGAACGCGTCCGACCTGGAAGGCGTCGAGGGTAAGTAA
- a CDS encoding TRAP transporter small permease subunit translates to MSDLEGFGFVLPHWFYWGWLAVMPLIMMAWDKWSSSHGGDTGVPEKTPAEIQAEEEDPLIYLGFEGNWFTKTIDWISEKSGVFVAFWTVNAVVFYFFEVVMRYLFNMPTIWVHEASFLLLGMQYLLAGAFALLHGAHVRVDVMYNLLPIRGRVGMDIFTSMFFFMFALILMVTSWTFFQNSYSMGETTVETWGIQYWPVKAMMLLGSILLLLAGISKLIKDIVLFVRLGREGTV, encoded by the coding sequence ATGTCTGATCTTGAAGGTTTCGGATTCGTCCTGCCGCACTGGTTCTACTGGGGCTGGCTTGCGGTCATGCCGCTGATCATGATGGCTTGGGACAAATGGAGCAGTAGCCATGGCGGCGATACCGGCGTGCCAGAGAAAACGCCGGCCGAGATTCAGGCGGAAGAGGAAGATCCGCTGATCTATCTGGGGTTTGAAGGCAACTGGTTCACCAAGACCATCGACTGGATCAGTGAGAAGTCCGGTGTCTTTGTCGCGTTCTGGACCGTGAACGCGGTGGTTTTCTATTTCTTTGAAGTGGTCATGCGTTACCTGTTCAACATGCCGACCATCTGGGTGCACGAGGCCAGCTTCCTGCTGCTGGGTATGCAGTACCTGCTGGCGGGTGCCTTCGCCCTGCTGCACGGCGCCCATGTGCGGGTGGATGTGATGTACAACCTGTTGCCGATTCGCGGGCGCGTGGGCATGGACATCTTTACGTCCATGTTCTTTTTCATGTTCGCGCTGATTCTGATGGTGACTTCCTGGACCTTCTTCCAGAACTCCTACTCCATGGGAGAAACCACCGTGGAGACCTGGGGCATCCAGTACTGGCCGGTTAAGGCCATGATGTTGCTGGGCTCCATTCTGCTTTTGCTGGCAGGCATATCCAAGCTGATCAAGGATATCGTCCTGTTCGTTCGTCTTGGCCGGGAGGGCACCGTATGA
- a CDS encoding TRAP transporter large permease yields MTSITTTAPASNLMGKLGTWLMILGTVALAFVICVEMINILFYDPFSDEKFLFKLSGSLSDVKIGPLTYLMFGSLAVALMMGLPLAFVTGGLGVMFIYLVGDSLMLNIVPSRIFPMMTNSDLAAIPLFIFMASMLERAGLIEEMFSVVYKWMGGLSGGLATATILASTILAAMVGVIGAAVVTMGIIALPAMLKRGYDHKIALGSIMAGGTLGILIPPSILAILYAVVAQQSVGELYLGSVVPGLMLSGLYITYVLVRSWINPKLGPPVPVEERISLREKLILLRGLIAPLILVGLVLGLLFGGIATPVEAAGIGSFGAIVVAMMHGKFSISGLREASVTTAKASAMVLWIMFGASVFVGFYILQGGQQFVTEAILGTGLSAYGILFLLMVLLVVLGMFLDWVGILLLAVPIFIPIVEALEFQGLFGFPPVSGEDVVLWFGVLYLVNMQMSFLSPPFGYALFYIRGVCPPEISMGTIFRSSLVFLAIQAFGLFMCILIPGIVTWLPGLVYG; encoded by the coding sequence ATGACTTCGATTACAACAACGGCGCCGGCCAGCAACCTGATGGGTAAGCTGGGTACCTGGCTGATGATTCTGGGCACGGTGGCGCTGGCGTTTGTCATCTGTGTCGAAATGATCAACATCCTGTTCTACGACCCGTTCAGCGATGAGAAATTCCTCTTCAAGCTGTCCGGGAGCCTGTCCGATGTGAAGATCGGGCCGCTGACCTACCTGATGTTCGGCTCCCTCGCGGTCGCCCTGATGATGGGCCTGCCCCTGGCGTTCGTGACCGGTGGTCTGGGGGTCATGTTCATCTACCTGGTGGGCGACTCGCTGATGCTGAACATCGTGCCGAGCCGGATCTTCCCGATGATGACCAACTCGGACCTGGCGGCGATCCCGCTGTTCATCTTCATGGCCTCCATGCTTGAGCGGGCCGGGTTGATCGAGGAAATGTTCAGCGTGGTGTACAAGTGGATGGGCGGCCTCAGTGGCGGTCTGGCCACCGCCACCATCCTGGCCTCCACCATCCTCGCCGCCATGGTCGGGGTCATCGGTGCCGCCGTGGTGACCATGGGCATCATCGCCCTGCCGGCGATGCTCAAGCGCGGGTACGACCACAAGATCGCCCTGGGCTCGATCATGGCCGGTGGTACCCTGGGCATCCTGATTCCGCCCTCGATCCTGGCCATCCTGTACGCGGTGGTGGCCCAGCAGTCGGTGGGTGAGTTGTACCTGGGCTCGGTGGTTCCCGGGCTGATGCTGTCCGGCCTGTACATCACCTATGTCCTGGTGCGCAGCTGGATCAACCCGAAACTGGGGCCGCCGGTGCCGGTGGAGGAACGCATCTCCCTGCGTGAGAAGCTGATCCTCCTGCGCGGCCTGATCGCCCCGCTGATCCTGGTCGGCCTGGTGCTGGGCCTGCTGTTCGGGGGTATTGCCACGCCGGTGGAAGCGGCCGGTATCGGCTCCTTCGGCGCCATCGTGGTGGCCATGATGCACGGCAAGTTCTCCATCAGTGGCCTGCGTGAGGCCTCGGTGACCACCGCCAAGGCCTCGGCCATGGTGCTCTGGATCATGTTTGGTGCCTCGGTATTCGTGGGTTTCTACATCCTCCAGGGCGGCCAGCAGTTCGTGACCGAGGCCATCCTGGGTACCGGGCTCTCGGCCTACGGCATCCTGTTCCTGCTGATGGTTCTGCTGGTTGTTCTTGGCATGTTCCTGGACTGGGTTGGTATCCTGTTGCTGGCCGTGCCCATCTTCATTCCGATCGTGGAGGCACTGGAGTTCCAGGGCCTGTTCGGCTTCCCGCCGGTGTCCGGCGAGGATGTGGTGCTCTGGTTCGGTGTGCTTTACCTCGTAAACATGCAAATGTCGTTTCTCAGCCCGCCGTTTGGTTATGCGCTGTTCTACATCCGTGGGGTCTGCCCGCCGGAAATTTCCATGGGCACCATCTTCCGGTCGTCCCTGGTGTTCCTGGCCATTCAGGCTTTCGGACTATTTATGTGCATCCTGATTCCGGGCATCGTGACCTGGCTGCCGGGACTGGTTTACGGCTAA
- a CDS encoding GlcG/HbpS family heme-binding protein yields MLTINRLDLADARILIEGAAEKAREIGVPMCIAIVDESGNLIAFERMDGGKITSVTIAQDKAFTAAAAKKATHDYNKVNTPGSLAFGIHTEVGGRLSSVGGGLPVVVNGEVVGGIGLSSGTPQQDMDCAQAGIDHFETKRS; encoded by the coding sequence ATGTTGACCATTAACCGACTGGATCTGGCGGATGCCCGGATCCTCATCGAAGGCGCCGCCGAAAAGGCGCGGGAAATTGGCGTGCCCATGTGCATCGCCATCGTGGACGAATCCGGCAACCTGATCGCCTTTGAGCGCATGGACGGCGGCAAGATCACCAGTGTGACCATTGCCCAGGACAAGGCGTTCACGGCGGCGGCCGCCAAGAAAGCAACCCACGACTACAACAAGGTCAATACCCCGGGCAGTCTGGCCTTCGGCATTCACACCGAAGTCGGCGGCCGGCTCAGCTCGGTCGGCGGTGGCCTGCCGGTCGTGGTCAATGGCGAAGTGGTGGGCGGCATCGGCCTGAGCTCCGGTACGCCTCAGCAGGACATGGACTGTGCCCAGGCCGGTATCGACCACTTTGAAACCAAACGCAGTTAA
- a CDS encoding FAD-linked oxidase C-terminal domain-containing protein — MTTKPTVSKAELAEQFRSFIDPNFVISDSETMKPYECDGMSMYCEMPLLVVLPETVEQVQRVMRICNEHKVPVVARGAGTGLSAGAMPHKEGVVLSLAKFNRILEIDPLARTARLQPGVRNLAISEEAAQYGLYYGPDPSSQIACTIGGNVAENSGGVHCLKYGLTVHNLHSVEMVTAEGDVVTVGSDALDVCGMDLLALMTGSEGLLGVVTEVKVKLLPKPEVARVVMAGFDSVQNGGDAVGGVISHGIIPGGLEMMDSHAIVAADDFAKAGYPREAKALLLCEVDGTAEEVDEHIAQAEEVFRKFGATSIRTSESEEERALLWKGRKSAFPAVGRISPDYYCMDGTIPRRELANVLLRMEEMSEEFGLRVANVFHAGDGNLHPLILFDANVPGEFERTEAFGSSILNLCVEVGGCITGEHGVGVEKIRQMAVQFNDDELQQFHDVKAAFDPAGILNPGKGVPALKFCQEYRSLEHKQHKHEQTEAAHG, encoded by the coding sequence ATGACTACCAAGCCAACAGTCAGCAAAGCCGAGCTGGCGGAGCAGTTCCGGTCGTTCATCGACCCGAACTTCGTCATCTCCGACAGCGAGACCATGAAGCCCTACGAGTGCGACGGCATGTCGATGTACTGCGAGATGCCGCTGCTGGTGGTGCTGCCCGAAACCGTGGAGCAGGTGCAGCGGGTGATGCGCATCTGCAACGAGCACAAGGTGCCGGTGGTGGCCCGGGGTGCCGGGACCGGGCTCAGTGCCGGTGCCATGCCTCACAAAGAGGGCGTGGTGCTGTCGCTGGCCAAGTTCAATCGCATCCTGGAGATTGACCCGCTGGCGCGAACGGCGCGTTTGCAGCCGGGGGTCCGTAACCTCGCGATCAGTGAGGAAGCGGCCCAGTACGGCCTGTATTACGGCCCGGATCCGTCGTCGCAGATTGCCTGCACCATTGGTGGCAACGTTGCGGAGAACTCCGGCGGTGTGCACTGCCTGAAGTACGGGCTCACCGTGCACAACCTGCACAGCGTCGAGATGGTCACCGCCGAAGGCGACGTGGTGACTGTCGGCAGCGATGCCCTGGATGTGTGCGGCATGGACCTGCTGGCGCTGATGACCGGCTCGGAGGGCCTGCTTGGGGTAGTCACCGAAGTGAAGGTGAAACTGCTGCCCAAGCCGGAGGTGGCCCGGGTGGTCATGGCCGGCTTCGACAGCGTCCAGAACGGTGGCGATGCGGTTGGTGGCGTGATCTCCCACGGCATCATCCCGGGCGGGTTGGAAATGATGGACAGCCACGCCATTGTCGCCGCCGACGATTTTGCCAAGGCCGGCTACCCGCGGGAAGCCAAGGCCCTGTTGCTGTGCGAGGTGGACGGTACCGCCGAGGAGGTGGACGAGCACATCGCCCAGGCCGAGGAGGTGTTCCGCAAGTTTGGCGCCACCTCGATCCGCACCTCCGAAAGCGAGGAGGAGCGGGCCCTGCTCTGGAAGGGGCGGAAGTCGGCGTTCCCGGCGGTGGGCCGGATCTCGCCCGACTACTACTGCATGGACGGCACCATTCCCCGGCGCGAGCTGGCCAACGTGCTGCTGCGCATGGAGGAGATGTCCGAGGAATTTGGCCTGCGCGTGGCTAACGTGTTCCACGCCGGCGACGGCAACCTGCACCCGCTGATCCTGTTCGATGCCAACGTGCCCGGTGAGTTCGAGCGCACCGAGGCCTTCGGCAGCAGCATCCTCAACCTCTGTGTCGAGGTGGGTGGCTGCATCACCGGTGAACACGGCGTGGGCGTCGAGAAGATCCGGCAGATGGCGGTGCAGTTCAACGACGACGAGCTGCAGCAGTTCCACGATGTCAAAGCCGCCTTCGACCCCGCCGGGATCCTGAACCCGGGCAAGGGCGTGCCGGCCCTGAAATTCTGTCAGGAATACCGCTCCCTGGAACACAAACAACACAAGCACGAACAGACGGAAGCCGCCCATGGCTGA